A portion of the Stigmatella aurantiaca DW4/3-1 genome contains these proteins:
- a CDS encoding helix-turn-helix domain-containing protein — MQLGRQGVGIGRAIDWLTAHFKQPLKMGPLQYQKHLRLEEARRLRLGGLADSTGAAFAVDYESPSQFIREYRRRFGLPPLRDVKSMRDTAAPRADV; from the coding sequence ATGCAGCTCGGCCGCCAGGGCGTGGGGATAGGTCGTGCGATCGATTGGTTAACGGCCCATTTCAAGCAGCCCTTGAAGATGGGCCCCCTGCAATACCAGAAGCACCTGCGGCTGGAAGAGGCCCGCCGGCTGCGGCTGGGCGGTCTGGCGGACTCGACGGGTGCCGCCTTCGCCGTGGACTACGAGAGCCCTTCGCAGTTCATCCGCGAGTACCGGCGCCGCTTCGGGCTGCCGCCCCTTCGCGACGTGAAGTCGATGAGAGACACCGCCGCTCCGCGCGCGGACGTCTAA
- a CDS encoding FadR/GntR family transcriptional regulator translates to MEWVGLVGRVEQDLERVISQGLLPQDGFLPSENSLAKHYGLSRSTVREALKRLAARELIEQHPGRRSRALPLEGAVTLENLGVVLEGPGAAQPERRKLLEGFLALKRETAVELLAACCQQASARDLDTLAGLCFELAEEARWGENPGRWAELEFALLRQAARAVERPGQALLLQSLERSYRGMARRLVPHLNAQATRQWALCALHALAAKDAQPLRQELPALLQASDGHLLAGLPPPQEPRGSLLPPLSADTVPHSPSPQEPKGSSQPPLCADTAPSHPTSEPEDATERLSEANRPILSACPTGLSQRPPTGGSPPEAPSSDSCTPLVEGAPGSDVPQGQEASRRVPPGLQERPFLAPVGGDSGVGRLGRGGHLLDGTAEGEPGGACTAEEAGPVTGHRVPEEGQGGTGAAGVWGGSSPC, encoded by the coding sequence ATGGAATGGGTGGGGCTCGTCGGACGAGTGGAGCAGGACCTGGAGCGGGTGATTTCGCAAGGCCTGCTGCCCCAGGACGGCTTTCTTCCCTCGGAAAACTCGCTGGCCAAGCACTACGGCCTTTCACGCAGCACCGTCCGTGAAGCACTGAAGCGCCTGGCCGCCAGAGAGTTGATTGAGCAGCACCCGGGCCGCCGCAGCCGAGCCCTCCCCTTGGAGGGGGCGGTGACCCTGGAGAACCTGGGGGTGGTGCTGGAGGGCCCGGGCGCCGCTCAACCGGAGAGACGGAAGCTGCTGGAAGGTTTTCTGGCCCTCAAGCGAGAGACGGCAGTGGAACTGCTGGCGGCGTGTTGCCAGCAGGCCTCTGCCAGGGACTTGGACACGCTGGCAGGCCTGTGCTTCGAGTTGGCGGAGGAGGCCCGCTGGGGCGAAAACCCCGGCAGGTGGGCGGAGTTGGAGTTCGCGTTGCTGAGGCAGGCGGCCCGCGCGGTGGAGCGTCCCGGACAGGCGTTGCTGCTACAGTCACTGGAGCGCTCGTACCGGGGAATGGCCCGGCGGCTGGTGCCGCACCTGAATGCGCAGGCCACTCGGCAGTGGGCACTCTGTGCGCTGCACGCCCTGGCAGCCAAGGATGCGCAGCCCCTGCGCCAGGAACTGCCCGCCTTGCTCCAGGCGAGCGATGGGCACCTGCTCGCAGGCCTCCCACCCCCGCAGGAGCCAAGAGGGTCGTTACTGCCTCCACTCTCCGCAGACACAGTCCCCCACTCACCCTCACCGCAGGAGCCAAAGGGGTCGTCACAGCCCCCACTCTGCGCAGACACAGCCCCCTCTCACCCCACCTCAGAGCCTGAGGACGCCACGGAGAGGCTGTCGGAGGCGAATCGTCCCATCCTGTCTGCTTGCCCTACAGGTTTGAGCCAACGGCCGCCCACGGGCGGCTCCCCACCCGAGGCTCCTTCCTCTGACTCATGCACCCCTCTGGTAGAGGGGGCTCCCGGCTCGGATGTGCCTCAGGGCCAGGAAGCGTCGCGAAGGGTTCCGCCTGGCCTCCAGGAGCGACCGTTCCTGGCTCCAGTTGGCGGTGACTCTGGGGTTGGGCGCTTGGGCAGAGGCGGACACCTCCTGGATGGAACGGCGGAGGGTGAACCAGGTGGAGCGTGCACGGCTGAGGAAGCGGGGCCCGTGACCGGCCATCGAGTGCCTGAAGAGGGGCAGGGTGGGACGGGTGCTGCTGGCGTGTGGGGCGGCTCTTCTCCCTGCTGA
- a CDS encoding TIR domain-containing protein — translation MSLEKSERWDVFLNHNSQDKPLVEKLAHRLLEQGIRPWFDKWDLIPGEEWLPAVTRALQEQPCMAVCIGPSGWGPVQDSEMQNAQYRAMKDPKRRVIPVLLPGSEPHSLTNLLENRTWVDLRKDEEEGFHRLCAAIHGRAPGPGLPSSPECPYRGLQAFERAHARMFFGRAADADLLLGKLRHAQRLLLVVGPSGSGKSSLVLAGLLPAVVSGQLNGSHDWRVATLRPGARPCHALALTLGTIAPKANAPLDTTALQERRQRLLSSPETLTDHADLALAHEPRSPRLLLVVDQLEELFSQCQDAAERTAFLDNLLRAGAVPDGRVHVIATLRSDFLGHCQQQRGLAEHLNSATFLLRPLTEPELHETVTRPALLSGLRFEPGLAEGLVADVRIQPGHLPLLQFALLQLWNERTGNVLTWEGYHRIGKLTGAIAHSAEQVFDGLTKPQQQAARRAFSKLIIAGDGTGDTRRRASRAELAEIGAEVLGLLDRFITGRLLVADGESIELAHEALVNGWERLRGWLDEDRELLLLRQDVTRATEAWLRSGRFPDELWRGSRLARARELKTSLKPLLTHEERAFLHDSEEALRHAEASAAAQRQREAELTQQAVARMLAMRSAQVRAQQPMLSLLLVQEALQYRAEDETRSELYAALLASPLRASIPLNEDGSSASSAFCLSPDGQTVLSLASAEPSLLTRQGKRLATLGMKSIHVHHAQFSPDGEVIAVIPSLSSPDRSVAAYLFNKRGERLSTLQQEENGQPASCAEFSPDGQWILTSRTHAGLSLWKISGERVAQVSVGGGWPYGDFSPDGTQILVIASESRTAALWNPRSREVRQLEGHDHRIIRGRWSPGSQHALTAARDNTARIWDREGQCVATLTGHTAPLSDGAFSPSGKRVLTVSEDRTARVWDLTGKILRVLNDANVALRQGSWSPSGRHLLAEEADGTVHVYRADGKRLSTLRLPDPPDWMGRSSFPTWTPEGGSLLTSRLDHATRAARLDVWTVEPEPARALRRHAMDIQHVVPQPGGTRFLTVSFDKVCLWDAQGTLLRELEPPPGESNTSVSFWNACWAPGGDRFLTYGSHIPVQLWDGEGHLLLAFQGEGPHQRSLRHACFRPDGTQVLTLSTDGSGRLWSLEGREVARLGDHYWGAEYGAFSPSGDRVLTLNAHGELFVWDLAAPLLEIDDPYRPYGAHLHHLSAKPGDTVVLHHAGNGDGLEDEPTRVELHPQPMAPYPYKAVPLLHHWERPLPQTVHAAHFLPGGTELLLWGHQVSCLSIEGGVSRKPRRLTTGQEVTLCLMNPEGSRVYLGYADGTAEVRSPSGAVLLPLRGHEQAVRRIGGSPDGSRLFTVAEDGTIGLWDSDGTRWATLRGHLDPLSDVALLGDGQTLVTAAGPVAWLWPTDEQGLRTLARSRTLRDLTPQERERYLTHGLGPASMPSPTPSRS, via the coding sequence ATGAGCCTTGAGAAGTCCGAGCGGTGGGATGTCTTTCTCAACCACAACAGCCAGGACAAGCCTCTCGTCGAGAAGCTGGCCCACAGGTTGCTCGAACAGGGGATCCGGCCATGGTTCGACAAGTGGGACCTGATTCCTGGCGAGGAGTGGCTCCCGGCCGTCACGCGCGCCCTGCAAGAACAGCCCTGCATGGCGGTGTGCATCGGCCCCTCAGGATGGGGGCCGGTGCAAGACTCCGAGATGCAGAACGCTCAGTACCGCGCCATGAAAGACCCGAAGCGCCGTGTCATCCCCGTCCTGCTTCCAGGGTCCGAGCCCCACAGTCTGACCAACCTGCTCGAGAACCGCACCTGGGTCGATCTGCGCAAGGACGAAGAGGAGGGATTCCATCGGCTGTGCGCCGCGATTCACGGCAGGGCTCCCGGTCCCGGCCTGCCCTCCTCTCCAGAATGCCCCTATCGCGGGTTGCAAGCCTTCGAGCGTGCGCATGCACGGATGTTCTTTGGCAGGGCCGCCGATGCAGACCTCCTTCTCGGCAAACTGCGCCACGCACAACGCCTCCTCCTGGTCGTGGGGCCTTCCGGGAGTGGCAAATCGTCACTCGTGCTGGCGGGGCTCCTCCCCGCTGTCGTTTCAGGGCAGCTCAACGGCTCCCATGACTGGCGCGTTGCCACCTTGCGGCCAGGAGCCCGCCCCTGCCACGCGCTCGCGCTGACCCTGGGCACGATCGCGCCGAAGGCAAACGCCCCCCTCGACACCACCGCCTTGCAAGAGCGGCGGCAACGCTTGCTGAGCAGCCCCGAGACGCTCACGGATCATGCCGATCTCGCGCTTGCGCATGAGCCCCGCTCCCCCCGGCTGCTCCTCGTGGTCGATCAATTGGAGGAACTCTTCTCGCAATGCCAAGACGCCGCCGAGCGCACCGCCTTTCTGGACAATCTCTTGCGCGCGGGGGCAGTGCCAGACGGGCGCGTGCACGTCATCGCGACCCTCCGCTCGGACTTCCTCGGCCATTGCCAGCAGCAACGGGGGCTCGCGGAGCATCTCAACAGCGCCACGTTCCTGCTCCGGCCCTTGACGGAACCCGAGCTGCACGAGACGGTGACCCGGCCGGCGCTGCTCTCCGGGTTGCGGTTCGAGCCAGGGCTCGCCGAGGGGCTCGTGGCGGACGTGCGGATCCAGCCCGGCCATCTGCCCCTGCTTCAATTCGCCCTGCTCCAGCTCTGGAACGAGCGGACAGGAAACGTGCTCACCTGGGAAGGATACCACCGGATCGGAAAGCTGACGGGGGCCATTGCCCACAGCGCGGAGCAGGTCTTCGACGGGCTCACGAAACCCCAGCAGCAAGCGGCACGGCGCGCGTTCAGCAAGCTGATCATCGCGGGAGACGGAACGGGCGACACACGCCGCCGGGCCTCACGCGCCGAACTCGCGGAGATCGGCGCCGAGGTGCTGGGTCTCCTGGATCGATTCATCACCGGGCGGCTGCTCGTCGCGGATGGCGAGAGCATCGAGCTGGCCCACGAAGCACTGGTGAATGGGTGGGAGCGGCTCCGGGGCTGGTTGGATGAAGATCGCGAACTCCTGCTGCTGCGCCAGGACGTGACTCGTGCCACGGAGGCGTGGCTGCGCTCCGGGCGGTTTCCGGACGAGTTGTGGCGCGGCTCCCGGCTGGCGCGCGCCAGGGAGCTCAAGACCTCCTTGAAGCCCCTGCTGACCCACGAGGAGCGGGCCTTCCTCCATGATTCGGAGGAGGCGCTCCGGCACGCCGAGGCCTCGGCGGCGGCGCAACGGCAACGCGAGGCCGAGCTCACCCAGCAGGCCGTGGCGCGGATGCTGGCGATGCGCTCGGCCCAGGTGCGTGCCCAACAGCCCATGCTGTCGCTGCTGCTGGTGCAAGAGGCCCTGCAATACCGCGCCGAGGACGAGACACGCTCGGAGTTGTACGCCGCCCTGCTCGCCAGCCCGCTCCGCGCGAGCATCCCTCTCAACGAGGACGGGTCTTCCGCATCGAGTGCCTTTTGCCTGAGCCCAGATGGCCAGACGGTATTGTCCCTTGCCAGCGCGGAGCCCTCGCTTCTGACACGCCAGGGAAAGCGGCTCGCCACGCTCGGAATGAAGAGCATCCACGTTCACCATGCCCAATTCAGCCCGGACGGTGAGGTGATCGCGGTCATTCCCAGCCTGTCGTCTCCGGACAGGTCCGTCGCGGCGTATCTCTTCAACAAGCGCGGCGAGCGCCTCTCGACGCTCCAGCAAGAAGAGAACGGACAGCCGGCAAGCTGTGCGGAATTCAGTCCTGATGGGCAGTGGATCTTGACCTCGCGCACCCACGCTGGGTTGAGCCTGTGGAAGATCAGCGGAGAGCGTGTCGCCCAGGTGAGCGTTGGAGGGGGTTGGCCTTACGGTGACTTCAGCCCGGACGGCACCCAGATTCTCGTCATTGCTTCCGAAAGCCGCACGGCGGCTCTGTGGAACCCGCGGAGCCGGGAAGTGCGTCAGCTCGAGGGTCATGACCACCGCATCATCCGGGGCCGCTGGAGCCCCGGCAGCCAGCACGCGCTCACCGCCGCGCGAGACAACACCGCCCGGATCTGGGACCGCGAAGGCCAGTGTGTGGCCACCCTCACGGGCCATACGGCGCCGCTCAGCGACGGCGCATTCAGTCCTTCCGGAAAGCGCGTGCTCACCGTCAGCGAGGATCGCACCGCGCGTGTGTGGGATCTGACAGGAAAGATTCTGCGGGTCCTCAACGACGCGAACGTGGCGCTCCGGCAGGGCTCCTGGAGTCCCAGCGGCCGGCATCTGTTGGCCGAGGAGGCAGACGGCACGGTGCACGTCTACCGCGCCGATGGCAAACGACTCTCGACCCTCCGGCTTCCGGATCCACCCGACTGGATGGGACGAAGCAGCTTCCCCACGTGGACTCCCGAGGGGGGCTCGTTGCTGACGTCTCGCCTGGACCATGCCACCCGCGCTGCACGGCTCGATGTCTGGACGGTCGAACCCGAGCCCGCACGGGCTCTCCGAAGACACGCCATGGACATCCAGCATGTCGTGCCCCAACCAGGCGGGACCCGCTTCCTCACGGTCTCTTTCGACAAAGTCTGTTTGTGGGATGCGCAAGGCACCCTGCTGCGCGAGCTCGAACCACCGCCCGGTGAATCCAACACGAGTGTCAGCTTCTGGAACGCCTGCTGGGCTCCTGGAGGAGACCGGTTCCTGACCTATGGTTCTCACATTCCAGTTCAGCTGTGGGATGGGGAGGGCCACCTCCTGCTGGCGTTTCAGGGAGAAGGGCCGCATCAAAGAAGCTTGAGGCACGCGTGCTTCCGCCCCGATGGAACCCAGGTGCTCACCCTGTCCACCGACGGGAGCGGGCGGCTCTGGAGCCTGGAAGGCCGGGAAGTGGCTCGGCTGGGCGACCACTACTGGGGGGCGGAATACGGAGCGTTCTCACCCTCGGGAGACCGGGTTCTCACCCTCAATGCCCATGGGGAGCTGTTCGTCTGGGACCTGGCGGCCCCTTTGCTGGAAATCGATGATCCGTACCGGCCCTATGGCGCGCACCTCCATCACCTGAGCGCGAAACCCGGAGACACCGTGGTCCTCCATCACGCCGGGAACGGTGACGGGCTCGAGGATGAGCCCACACGTGTCGAGCTCCACCCGCAGCCCATGGCGCCTTACCCTTACAAAGCGGTCCCGCTTCTCCACCACTGGGAACGCCCTCTGCCTCAAACGGTCCATGCCGCGCACTTTCTCCCTGGCGGCACAGAACTCTTGCTGTGGGGACATCAGGTGTCGTGCTTGAGCATCGAGGGGGGCGTGAGCAGGAAGCCGCGGCGCCTGACGACAGGCCAAGAGGTCACCCTTTGCCTCATGAACCCAGAGGGAAGCCGCGTCTATCTGGGCTATGCCGACGGAACCGCGGAGGTGCGAAGCCCAAGCGGCGCGGTCCTCCTCCCGCTTCGCGGGCATGAACAGGCCGTGCGGAGGATCGGCGGCAGCCCAGATGGCTCCCGCCTGTTCACCGTTGCCGAGGACGGGACGATTGGCCTGTGGGACTCCGACGGCACCCGGTGGGCCACCTTGAGAGGGCACCTCGATCCGCTCTCGGATGTGGCCCTCCTCGGAGATGGACAGACATTGGTGACCGCGGCGGGGCCCGTCGCGTGGCTTTGGCCCACGGACGAGCAGGGGTTGCGGACACTGGCCCGAAGCCGGACGCTGCGAGACCTGACACCCCAGGAGCGCGAGCGCTATCTGACCCACGGGCTCGGCCCTGCCTCCATGCCAAGCCCTACACCCAGCCGCTCGTGA
- a CDS encoding methyltransferase domain-containing protein encodes MAVAAACHRQRRELTEQLYERELLGVRRAIASLHLRGQGVEVGAGSRPFPLPEGVTCFYGDVRDGQQLQDYFQRQEVTFDGRLDAQTFEGVPDGSLDFVISAHVIEHLEDPINAVRNTLRVLRPGGVFLLAVPDMRFTFDHQRPPTPLEHVIADSQDGGAGTRMQAYLEHVRYVHPVLSPSIIPEDQVLAEAQRINEQRMDLHFHAWTGESFRELLEHIRQETPFQVEGPVFVVNENIFVLRRG; translated from the coding sequence ATGGCCGTCGCGGCCGCCTGTCATCGCCAGCGAAGGGAGCTCACGGAGCAGCTATACGAGCGCGAGCTGCTGGGGGTTCGCCGTGCGATCGCGAGCTTGCACCTGCGCGGCCAGGGCGTCGAGGTAGGCGCGGGCTCCCGCCCGTTTCCCTTGCCGGAGGGCGTCACGTGCTTCTACGGCGACGTGCGCGACGGGCAGCAGCTTCAGGACTACTTCCAGCGGCAAGAGGTCACCTTCGACGGCCGGCTGGATGCGCAGACCTTCGAGGGCGTGCCGGATGGCTCCCTGGACTTCGTCATCTCCGCCCATGTCATCGAGCACCTGGAGGACCCCATCAACGCCGTGCGCAACACCCTGCGTGTGCTGCGGCCAGGGGGGGTGTTTCTGCTGGCGGTCCCCGACATGCGGTTCACCTTCGACCACCAACGCCCGCCCACCCCCTTGGAGCATGTGATTGCCGACTCCCAGGACGGGGGAGCGGGCACCCGGATGCAGGCCTATCTCGAGCACGTGCGCTACGTACACCCTGTGCTCTCGCCCTCGATCATTCCCGAGGACCAGGTGTTGGCGGAGGCCCAGAGGATCAACGAGCAACGCATGGACCTGCACTTTCACGCCTGGACTGGGGAGAGCTTCCGTGAACTGCTGGAGCACATCCGCCAGGAGACCCCCTTCCAGGTGGAGGGCCCTGTCTTCGTGGTGAACGAGAACATCTTCGTGCTGCGCCGAGGCTGA
- a CDS encoding glycoside hydrolase family 44 protein: MSHGTGGHRPTGSRGVSAGRWVALGLTCVMALAACQEGARANPSPSPAARPASAPPSLSVNLVQTIYDGGFKSGWKDVGWAEREVKGPGPARVMMAELGSWAMERPEGVKGTFGGLALRYRAPAGYGEFLEVRLDSQDSTTFPRVTVAARHAVAQEGEWVQLLLPMGELNPEQRSFERIVLRASKRVGREWVELDHIGLTRPGAQVASAGRSTSLALVEVAYDGGLKPGWEASGWTERTVGKGPAQVMMAELGGWSLQHKENLLGTFGGLALRYRAPSGYGDFLEVRLDTEDANVFPRVRVGAQHQVNRQEDWVQVLVPLAELNPEMKPFSRIVMRAYKKVGTDWVEMDRIGLTGTDAAGVGALSAGGGRVAVGPPKAASLSVLCTEPTHAISPLIYGIAFNALRESKDEHLWEMGATVRRWGGNPTTRYNWRINAWNTANDWYFRNTAPGDEPKFTYEEFLLSNRAHGVQSALTLPLIGWVAKDTSSVSFPTSKFKSQEKVAPEMPEAGNGKSPSGALLPPLPPEQTSVAAPPEFIAEWVRTMRQKDQGRGRSVQMYFLDNEPMLWNSTHRDVHPAPTTYDELLERTLSYGTAVRQADPEAVIAGPAEWGWTAYFRSAADVDKSRPADADRKAHGNVPLLPWYLRKLRDHQKKTGVRILDVLDVHFYPQGTGIGLEEGGETDEDTSARRIRSTRALWDDHYKDESWIGEPVRLIPRLKKMVAENYPGLGLALGEYNFGATRHMSGGLAQAEALGRFAEGNLTAAYHFTYPPERSPTWWAFRAYRDFDGKGGRFQDLYVPTRAGEGTSLFASRSVDGQRVVAIALNLAPETARAARVELKGCGALRDARVLTYTGDPNGFAEQQEMAPKTDAVEALLPPYSITVLDLTLAPSRGPRPSP; the protein is encoded by the coding sequence ATGAGCCATGGAACCGGAGGGCACCGCCCCACCGGGAGCAGAGGGGTGAGCGCGGGGCGGTGGGTGGCCCTGGGGCTCACGTGTGTCATGGCCCTGGCGGCTTGCCAGGAGGGAGCGCGCGCGAACCCCTCGCCGTCCCCGGCGGCCCGCCCGGCCTCGGCCCCGCCGAGCCTCTCGGTGAATCTCGTCCAGACCATCTACGACGGGGGCTTCAAGTCCGGCTGGAAGGACGTGGGCTGGGCCGAGCGCGAGGTGAAGGGCCCAGGGCCGGCGCGGGTGATGATGGCGGAGTTGGGCTCGTGGGCGATGGAGCGCCCGGAGGGCGTGAAGGGCACCTTCGGCGGGCTGGCCCTTCGCTACCGGGCGCCGGCGGGCTACGGCGAGTTCCTGGAGGTGCGGCTGGACTCTCAGGACAGCACGACCTTTCCCCGGGTGACGGTGGCGGCGCGCCACGCGGTGGCCCAGGAGGGCGAGTGGGTGCAGTTGCTCCTCCCCATGGGGGAGCTGAACCCGGAGCAGCGGTCGTTCGAGCGCATCGTCCTGAGGGCGAGCAAGCGCGTGGGCCGCGAGTGGGTGGAGCTGGATCACATCGGGCTGACGCGGCCGGGAGCGCAGGTGGCCAGCGCGGGCCGGTCCACGTCGCTGGCGCTGGTGGAGGTGGCGTACGACGGGGGGCTGAAGCCGGGGTGGGAGGCCAGCGGGTGGACCGAGCGCACCGTGGGCAAGGGCCCCGCGCAGGTGATGATGGCGGAGCTGGGCGGGTGGTCGCTGCAACACAAGGAGAACCTCCTGGGCACCTTTGGGGGGCTGGCGCTGCGCTACCGCGCGCCGTCGGGCTATGGCGACTTCCTGGAGGTGCGGCTGGACACGGAGGATGCCAACGTCTTCCCGCGCGTGCGCGTGGGGGCGCAGCACCAGGTGAACCGGCAGGAGGACTGGGTGCAGGTGCTCGTGCCGCTGGCGGAGCTGAACCCGGAGATGAAGCCGTTCAGCCGCATCGTCATGCGGGCGTACAAGAAGGTGGGCACGGACTGGGTAGAGATGGACCGGATCGGCCTGACGGGCACGGACGCGGCGGGGGTGGGCGCGCTCTCGGCGGGAGGTGGGCGCGTGGCGGTGGGGCCGCCGAAGGCCGCGAGCCTGTCGGTGCTCTGCACGGAGCCCACCCATGCCATCAGCCCGCTCATCTACGGCATCGCCTTCAACGCCTTGCGCGAGAGCAAGGACGAGCACCTGTGGGAGATGGGGGCCACGGTGCGCCGTTGGGGCGGCAACCCCACCACGCGCTACAACTGGCGGATCAACGCGTGGAACACGGCCAACGACTGGTACTTCCGCAACACGGCGCCGGGGGATGAGCCGAAGTTCACCTACGAGGAGTTCCTGCTGAGCAACCGCGCCCACGGCGTCCAGTCGGCCCTCACGCTGCCCCTCATCGGCTGGGTGGCCAAGGACACGTCGTCGGTGAGCTTCCCCACCTCGAAGTTCAAGTCGCAGGAGAAGGTGGCGCCGGAGATGCCGGAGGCGGGCAATGGCAAGTCGCCCTCGGGCGCGCTCTTGCCACCGCTGCCGCCGGAGCAGACGAGCGTGGCGGCCCCGCCAGAGTTCATCGCCGAGTGGGTGCGGACGATGCGGCAGAAGGATCAGGGCCGGGGGCGCAGCGTGCAGATGTACTTCCTCGACAACGAGCCCATGCTGTGGAACTCGACGCACCGGGACGTGCACCCAGCGCCCACCACGTACGACGAGCTGCTGGAGCGCACCCTCTCCTACGGGACGGCGGTGCGGCAGGCGGATCCAGAGGCCGTCATCGCGGGGCCGGCGGAGTGGGGGTGGACAGCCTACTTCCGCTCGGCGGCGGATGTGGACAAGAGCCGACCGGCGGACGCGGACCGGAAGGCGCACGGCAACGTGCCGCTCTTGCCCTGGTACCTGCGCAAGCTGCGCGATCACCAGAAGAAGACGGGCGTGCGGATCCTGGACGTGCTGGACGTGCACTTCTATCCGCAGGGCACGGGCATCGGCCTGGAGGAGGGAGGGGAGACGGACGAGGACACCTCGGCGCGGCGCATCCGCTCCACGCGCGCGCTCTGGGACGACCACTACAAGGACGAGTCGTGGATCGGCGAGCCGGTGCGGCTCATTCCCCGGCTCAAGAAGATGGTGGCGGAGAACTACCCGGGCCTGGGCTTGGCGCTGGGCGAGTACAACTTCGGCGCCACGCGGCACATGAGCGGCGGGTTGGCGCAGGCCGAGGCGCTGGGCCGCTTCGCGGAAGGCAACCTCACGGCGGCGTACCACTTCACCTATCCGCCCGAGCGCAGCCCCACGTGGTGGGCCTTCCGGGCGTACCGGGACTTCGACGGCAAGGGTGGGCGCTTCCAGGACCTGTACGTGCCGACGCGCGCGGGGGAGGGCACCTCGCTGTTCGCCTCGCGAAGCGTGGATGGACAGCGCGTGGTGGCCATCGCCCTCAACCTGGCGCCGGAGACGGCGCGGGCGGCGCGGGTGGAACTCAAGGGCTGCGGGGCGCTGAGGGATGCGCGGGTGCTGACGTACACGGGCGACCCCAACGGCTTCGCCGAGCAGCAGGAGATGGCCCCCAAGACAGACGCGGTGGAAGCGCTGCTGCCGCCCTACTCCATCACCGTGCTGGACTTGACGCTGGCGCCGTCGAGAGGACCGCGCCCTTCCCCGTAG
- the epsD gene encoding exopolysaccharide biosynthesis glycosyltransferase EpsD, with protein sequence MSDSPPASREAAPRADAPRPRLSVVMATYNRLALLTRLLEQLGRQTLPPSDYEVVVVDDGSKEPVREPLEALAKTLPYRLWVEGQQNAGAAAARHRGVTRARGDIVLITDDDMQVPEDFLQRHLEQHPPGSRHVILGRIDPDPAIQDMPLFERWYAYLHDRLAQRLDAGGARGFNLYTGNVSFRREDYLAVGGFDPALKQSEDIELGIRLEKAGCRVGFCGAAYVLHGSDHTSFEKWLARAHRYGIMDSRLSDRHADVPQVDPWRMLFEMNALARPLLATAVVLPGPTRPVTEALMGAARLADRLGLEQVAFKSTSVAYTMEYLRGARAEAGSWREVARRIARYRRASAEGEAEPRPGPARKDVSGAS encoded by the coding sequence GTGAGCGACTCGCCCCCGGCGAGCCGAGAGGCTGCGCCGCGGGCCGATGCGCCGCGGCCTCGCCTCAGCGTGGTGATGGCCACGTACAACCGGCTGGCCCTGCTGACGCGGCTGCTGGAGCAACTCGGGCGGCAGACGCTGCCCCCTTCCGACTACGAAGTGGTGGTGGTGGACGACGGCTCGAAAGAGCCCGTTCGCGAGCCGCTCGAGGCGCTGGCGAAGACGCTGCCGTACCGGCTCTGGGTGGAAGGACAGCAGAACGCCGGGGCCGCGGCGGCCCGGCACCGGGGCGTCACCCGGGCGCGCGGGGACATCGTCCTCATCACCGACGACGACATGCAGGTGCCGGAGGACTTCCTCCAGCGGCACCTGGAGCAGCACCCGCCCGGCTCGCGCCACGTCATCCTGGGGCGCATCGATCCGGATCCCGCCATCCAGGACATGCCGCTGTTCGAGCGCTGGTATGCGTACCTTCACGACCGGCTGGCCCAGCGGCTGGACGCGGGCGGGGCACGGGGCTTCAACCTCTACACGGGCAACGTCTCGTTCCGCCGCGAGGACTACCTGGCGGTGGGGGGCTTTGATCCGGCGCTCAAGCAGTCGGAGGACATCGAGCTGGGCATCCGCCTGGAGAAGGCGGGTTGCCGGGTGGGGTTCTGCGGCGCGGCGTATGTGCTCCACGGCTCGGACCACACCAGCTTCGAGAAGTGGCTCGCGCGGGCGCACCGTTACGGCATCATGGACTCGCGGCTGTCGGACCGGCACGCGGACGTGCCGCAGGTGGATCCGTGGCGGATGCTTTTCGAGATGAACGCGCTGGCGCGGCCCCTGCTCGCCACGGCGGTGGTGCTGCCGGGGCCGACGCGGCCGGTGACGGAGGCGCTGATGGGCGCCGCGCGGCTGGCGGACCGGCTGGGCCTGGAGCAGGTGGCCTTCAAGAGCACGTCGGTGGCCTACACCATGGAGTACCTGCGCGGAGCCCGGGCGGAAGCGGGCTCGTGGCGGGAAGTGGCGCGGCGCATCGCGCGTTACCGGCGGGCGTCGGCGGAGGGCGAAGCGGAGCCCCGGCCCGGTCCCGCGCGGAAGGACGTGAGCGGAGCATCATGA